Genomic window (Gemmatimonadota bacterium):
CGCGGCCTTCCCACCCTCGCTGCTTCGCGCGCCGGGCCAACGCAAGAACAATGAGGCCCGGGCGATTGCGCGCCCGGGCCTCACCTGCTTGCTGGTCAGATCCCAGGGGCGCTACTTCGCCGTCAGCTCTCCAACCCGCAGGAGCGCTTCGTTGTACAAGACCGATCCCGGGTTCGCTGCGATCGCCTGCCAGATCTTCAGCGCCTCCTCACGCTTGCCGGCCGCGAGCCAGGCGCGGGCTGCGTCGGACTTGAAGCTCTCGCCCTCGGCCTCCAGGACCGTCGCGTCCGCAGCTTTCAAGTAGGCCGCAGCCGCCTCGGGAAATTTTCCGGTCTGTTCCAAGGCGGCTCCTCGAAGCGCCTGGACGGACGCGGCGGTTGGGCCCGACGAACCGATCCCCTCCAACTCCTTGAGGGCCTCATCGGCCTTGCCCTGCTGCAACAGCACCTGACCGAGGAGCACCTTCGCATCAGTGCCGGCGCGCGTGGATCCGTATTGCTGGGCCAGCTTCTTGAGGTCCGCAGCTGCCACCGGGAGGTTGCCAGCGCCCACCGTGCGCTGAGCGGCAACCAACTGCTGGGACGCCGTCACCTCACTGCGTTCGTTCTGGGCGCGGACGACCCACAGGATCCCGGCCACGGCCGCGACCGCAAGGCCTCCAAAGCCGAGCTGTCGCGCGTTGGCCTTCGCCCAGGCCATGAGGTTCTCCGTGCGGTCGTCGAGGTCGAGCGAGGGTGCTGAAGGGCCGGTCATGCAATTGTCGGGTTGGCCGAGCCGCCGGGCGGGTCGGGTCTGGCGAAAGTCAGGCGGGCACGAGGGGCCCGGTAAGCCCGAAAGTTCGCACCAGAGGGCGTATGACGGAAGTCCAGTCTTGGCGACTGCAAATTCATGCGCTATTCTTGTAGTGCCCCTCACCCTTCAACCCAATCCCATGATCAGGCGCAAAGGCATTTCACGCATCGATCAGCCGGAGAAGCACAACCATGGCTGGTTGGTCCAGGTCACCTTCGAAGGCAAGACGCATCGTAAGTGGTTCTCGGACAACAAGCATGGTGGCCGAAAGAAGGCCTTCTCCGAGGCCGTAGTCTGGCGCGACAAGACCGAAAAAGCCCTCGGAAAGCCCGCGACGGGCCGTGTCGTCGTCCGCTCCCGCCGCAACAAGTTCGGCGTCACCGGCGTCCAGTGGGACAAGCGCCATCAGGCGTTCATC
Coding sequences:
- a CDS encoding tetratricopeptide repeat protein, whose amino-acid sequence is MTGPSAPSLDLDDRTENLMAWAKANARQLGFGGLAVAAVAGILWVVRAQNERSEVTASQQLVAAQRTVGAGNLPVAAADLKKLAQQYGSTRAGTDAKVLLGQVLLQQGKADEALKELEGIGSSGPTAASVQALRGAALEQTGKFPEAAAAYLKAADATVLEAEGESFKSDAARAWLAAGKREEALKIWQAIAANPGSVLYNEALLRVGELTAK